The following are encoded in a window of Artemia franciscana chromosome 5, ASM3288406v1, whole genome shotgun sequence genomic DNA:
- the LOC136027129 gene encoding thiosulfate sulfurtransferase/rhodanese-like domain-containing protein 3: protein MSSNRLRTTMLRCLISSRGLIYTEKTVHLRMQERSYINATYNSNWNNALGKFRCRIHSTPSFLYSGATTSRQDVEVSYEDLVEAFKNEKKLIIDVRQPEELISPGKLPKGINIPLGELINALQMPDRVFEERYRTPKPDEDQEIIFSCLAGIRSLKALIMARQLGFYRTKHYPGGFAEYSEISSKEEK, encoded by the exons atgagTTCAAACAGATTAAGAACAACCATGCTGCGATGCTTAATATCTAGTAGAGGACTCATTTATACAGAAAAGACGGTACATCTGAGAATGCAAGAGAGAAGCTACATCAACGCCACCTATAATTCAAATTGGAATAATGCTCTAGGAAAAT tTCGGTGCAGAATCCACTCTACTCCAAGCTTCTTGTATAGTGGAGCGACTACATCCCGTCAAGATGTTGAAGTTTCTTATGAAGATCTGGTTGAAGCTTttaaaaatgagaagaaattaaTAATTGATGTTCGGCAGCCAGAGGAACTAATAAGTCCAGGAAAGCTGCCAAAAGGCATTAATATCCCTT taGGTGAATTGATAAATGCATTACAGATGCCTGATAGAGTTTTTGAAGAGCGATACAGAACTCCTAAGCCCGACGAGGaccaagaaattattttttcatgctTGGCTGGAATCAGAAGCTTAAAAGCATTGATCATGGCACGTCAACTTGGCTTTTACAG gACGAAACACTACCCCGGAGGGTTCGCCGAATACAGCGAAATTTccagtaaagaagaaaaataa